A portion of the Scleropages formosus chromosome 15, fSclFor1.1, whole genome shotgun sequence genome contains these proteins:
- the pxdn gene encoding peroxidasin homolog isoform X2 encodes MAPSSSFLVLTVLLVAVGGPRVALSCPSRCLCFRTTVRCMHLMLESVPAVSPQTTILDLRFNKIKDIQPGSFRRLKNLNTLLLNNNQIRRIPRAAFEDLENLKYLYLHFNNIETLEPQSFDHLPKLERLFLHNNRITHLVPGTFSHLQSMKRLRLDSNTLNCDCELLWLADLLRQYAESGNAQAAATCEYPARLHGRSVATLTAEELNCEVPRITSEPQDVDVTSGNTVYFTCRAEGNPKPQIIWLRNNNALNMRDDSRLNLLEDGTLMIQDTRETDQGVYQCMAKNVAGEVKTSEVTLRYFGAPSRPSFVIQPQNTEVLVGESVTLECSATGQPHPRISWTRGDRTPLPTDARITITPSGGLYIQDVSEVDGGQYTCFASNNIDTIHATAYIIVQATPQFTVAPQDQSVLEGHTVDFPCEASGYPQPVIAWTRGGSPLPADRRHVVLSTGTLRIARVAPHDQGQYECQAVSVVGSIRTAVQLTIQQRVTPVFTNAPRDMTVESGTDTQIPCSALGEPEPVVTWNKDGVQVTESGKFHISPEGFLEVKDVGLADAGRYECVARNSIGYSSASMVLTVQVPQVSRDGDLFVATSIQEAIRNVDSAIDSTRRHLFDGNPRTPAELLALFRYPRDPYTVEQARAGEIFEQTLLLIQRHVNQGLMVDTNGTAFRYNDLVSPRFLDMIANLSGCTAHRRFNNCSNICFHQKYRSHDGTCNNLQHPMWGASLTAFERLLKSVYDNGFNLPRGTSQRLQNGFPLPLPRLVSTTMIGTETITPDDRYAHMLMQWGQFLDHDLDSTVVALSQSRFSDGQLCSSVCTNDPPCFPIMFPPNDPRQLRSGARCMFFVRSSPVCGSGMTSLLMNSVYPREQINQLTSYVDASNVYGSSRHEADEIRDLASQRGLLRQGIVQRSGKPLLPFATGPPTECMRDENESPIPCFLAGDHRANEQLALTAMHTVWFREHNRIAAELLRLNPHWDGDTIYHEARKIVGAQMQHITYSHWLPKVLGDVGMKMLGEYHGYDPNVNAGIFNAFATAAFRFGHTLINPILYRLDDRFQPIPQGHISLHKAFFSPFRIVNEGGIDPLLRGLFGVAGKMRVPTQLLNTELTERLFSMAHAVALDLAAMNVQRGRDHGIPPYNDYRVFCNLTSAQDFEDLKNEIKNPSVRDKLRRLYGTPLNVDLFPALMAEDLVPGSRLGPTLMCLLVTQFRRVRDGDRFWYENPGVFSPAQLTQIKQASLARVLCDNGDNITRVQPDVFAMADFPHGYGSCDDVPKIDLRMWQDCCEDCRTKGQFNALSFHFRGRRSAEFSYAEHKPSGPQESRDNRSERHAAEPLFNVSVAAKPGIEPSPNEFQDFVADMQKTITSLRKQIKRLEARLSRTDCRDESGRERSSTERWKKDPCTTCECKDAQVTCFVKSCPPAECRSPVKRKGECCPVCLERPGSDKYGV; translated from the exons GTACCTGCACTTCAACAACATCGAGACCCTGGAGCCGCAGTCGTTCGACCACCTCCCGAAGCTCGAGCGACT GTTCTTGCACAACAACAGGATAACGCATCTCGTCCCGGGGACGTTCTCCCACCTGCAGTCCATGAAGAGACT GCGCCTGGACTCCAACACGCTGAACTGCGACTGCGAGCTCCTGTGGCTGGCAGACCTGCTGCGGCAGTACGCCGAATCGGGCAACGCGCAGGCCGCCGCCACCTGCGAGTACCCTGCTCGCCTGCATGGGCGCTCCGTGGCCACGCTCACCGCCGAGGAGCTCAACTGCG AGGTGCCTAGGATCACGTCGGAACCGCAGGATGTGGACGTCACCTCTGGCAACACGGTCTACTTCACCTGCAGGGCCGAAGGGAACCCCAAACCCCAGATCATCTGGCTGAGGAACAA cAACGCCCTCAACATGCGGGACGACTCCCGGCTGAACCTCCTGGAGGATGGCACGCTCATGATCCAGGACACGCGGGAGACGGACCAGGGCGTCTACCAGTGCATGGCCAAGAACGTGGCCGGAGAGGTCAAGACGTCGGAGGTCACACTCCGCTACTTCGGGGCTccgt CCCGGCCCAGCTTTGTGATCCAGCCCCAGAACACAGAGGTTCTGGTCGGGGAGAGCGTCACGCTGGAGTGCAGTGCGACAGGCCAGCCCCACCCCCGCATCTCCTGGACCAGGGGCGACCGCACTCCGCTGCCCACCGACGCCCGCATCACCATCACCCCCTCAGGAGGCCTCTACATACAGGATGTCAGCGAAGTCGACGGGGGCCAGTACACCTGCTTCGCCAGCAACAACATAGACACCATCCACGCCACAGCCTACATCATCGTCCAAG CCACGCCCCAGTTCACCGTCGCGCCCCAAGATCAGTCGGTCCTGGAGGGCCATACGGTGGATTTCCCCTGCGAAGCCAGCGGGTATCCCCAGCCGGTCATCGCCTGGACACGAGGGG GCAGCCCGCTGCCGGCCGACCGGCGTCACGTGGTCTTGTCCACGGGGACCCTGCGTATCGCCCGCGTGGCCCCCCACGATCAGGGCCAGTATGAGTGCCAGGCTGTCAGTGTTGTGGGTTCCATCAGGACCGCGGTCCAGCTCACCATCCAGCAGAGAG TAACGCCTGTTTTCACAAATGCTCCAAGGGACATGACGGTGGAGTCTGGCACGGATACGCAGATTCCGTGCAGCGCTCTGGGAGAACCCGAGCCTGTCGTCACGTGGAACAAG GATGGCGTTCAAGTGACAGAGAGCGGGAAGTTCCACATCAGTCCCGAGGGCTTCCTGGAAGTGAAGGATGTGGGGCTGGCGGACGCGGGGCGCTACGAGTGCGTCGCCCGCAACAGCATCGGCTACTCCTCGGCCAGCATGGTTCTCACGGTCCAAG TCCCTCAGGTGAGCCGGGATGGTGACCTGTTTGTGGCCACGTCAATCCAGGAGGCCATCCGCAACGTGGACAGCGCCATCGACTCCACCAGGAGGCATCTTTTCGACGG GAATCCCCGGACCCCAGCGGAGCTCCTAGCCCTTTTCCGCTACCCGCGGGACCCCTACACGGTGGAGCAGGCCCGGGCCGGAGAGATCTTCGAACAGACCCTTCTCCTCATTCAGCGGCACGTCAACCAGGGACTGATGGTGGACACAAACGGCACGG CGTTCCGCTACAACGACCTGGTGTCTCCCCGCTTCCTGGACATGATCGCCAACCTGTCGGGCTGCACGGCACACCGGCGCTTCAACAACTGCTCCAACATCTGCTTCCATCAGAAGTACCGGAGTCACGATGGCACGTGCAACAACCTGCAGCACCCCATGTGGGGCGCCTCGCTCACCGCCTTCGAGCGCCTGCTCAAGTCGGTCTACGACAACGGCTTCAACCTGCCCCGCGGCACCAGCCAGAGGCTGCAGAATGGCTTCCCGCTGCCCCTGCCCCGCCTGGTGTCGACGACTATGATCGGCACGGAAACGATCACCCCCGACGACCGTTACGCCCACATGCTGATGCAGTGGGGTCAGTTCCTGGACCACGACCTGGACTCGACGGTGGTGGCGCTCAGCCAGTCGCGCTTCTCCGACGGGCAGCTCTGCAGCTCGGTTTGCACCAACGACCCGCCCTGCTTCCCCATTATGTTCCCGCCCAACGACCCGCGGCAGCTGCGCAGCGGCGCGCGCTGCATGTTCTTCGTGCGCTCCAGCCCCGTGTGCGGCAGCGGCATGACCTCGCTGCTCATGAACTCGGTGTACCCGCGCGAGCAGATCAACCAGCTCACGTCGTACGTCGACGCCTCCAACGTGTACGGCAGCTCGCGGCACGAAGCCGACGAGATCCGCGACCTGGCCAGCCAACGGGGGCTCCTGCGCCAGGGCATCGTGCAACGTTCGGGGAAACCCCTGCTGCCCTTCGCCACGGGCCCGCCCACCGAGTGCATGCGCGACGAGAACGAGAGCCCTATCCCCTGCTTCCTGGCCGGGGACCACCGTGCCAACGAGCAGCTGGCCCTGACCGCCATGCACACGGTGTGGTTCCGCGAACACAACCGCATAGCGGCCGAGCTGCTGCGGCTCAACCCGCACTGGGACGGCGACACCATCTACCACGAGGCGCGCAAGATCGTCGGCGCCCAGATGCAGCACATCACCTACAGCCACTGGCTCCCCAAGGTGTTGGGCGACGTGGGAATGAAGATGCTGGGCGAGTACCATGGCTACGACCCCAACGTCAACGCGGGCATCTTCAACGCCTTCGCCACCGCGGCCTTCCGCTTCGGCCATACGCTCATCAACCCCATACTGTACCGGCTGGACGATCGCTTCCAGCCCATCCCGCAGGGCCACATCTCCCTGCACAAGGCCTTCTTCTCGCCGTTCCGCATCGTCAACGAGGGCGGCATCGACCCGCTGCTGCGCGGCCTCTTCGGCGTGGCGGGCAAGATGCGTGTGCCCACGCAGCTTCTCAACACGGAGCTGACGGAGCGCCTCTTCTCCATGGCCCACGCCGTGGCGCTCGACCTGGCCGCCATGAACGTCCAGAGGGGCCGCGATCACGGCATCCCCCCCTACAATGACTACCGGGTCTTCTGCAACCTCACCTCGGCCCAGGACTTTGAGGACCTCAAGAACGAGATCAAGAACCCGAGCGTGAGGGATAAGCTGCGGAG GCTCTACGGCACACCTCTCAACGTCGACTTGTTCCCGGCGCTCATGGCCGAGGACCTGGTGCCCGGCAGCCGGCTGGGACCCACGCTCATGTGCCTGCTGGTGACCCAGTTCAGACGCGTGCGAGATGGGGACAG GTTTTGGTACGAGAACCCGGGTGTGTTCAGCCCTGCGCAGCTGACGCAGATAAAGCAGGCGTCCCTGGCGCGAGTGCTGTGCGATAACGGGGACAACATCACGAGGGTGCAGCCGGACGTCTTCGCCATGGCCGACTTCCCCCACGGCTACGGCAGCTGCGACGACGTGCCCAAGATCGACCTGCGCATGTGGCAGGACTGCTGCGAAG ACTGTCGGACCAAGGGGCAGTTCAACGCCCTCTCCTTCCACTTCCGGGGCAGGAGATCTGCCGAGTTCAGCTACGCCGAGCATAAGCCTTCCGGCCCCCAGGAGAGCCGGGACAACAG GTCCGAGCGTCACGCCGCGGAACCTCTTTTCAATGTCTCGGTCGCGGCGAAGCCAGGCATCGAACCCTCCCCGAACGAGTTCCAAGACTTTGTTGCGGACATGCAGAAGACCATCACGAGTTTACGGAAGCAG ATTAAGAGGCTGGAAGCCCGTCTGAGCAGAACGGACTGCAGGGACGAGTCGGGCCGGGAGCGCTCCAGCACCGAGCGCTGGAAGAAGGACCCCTGCACCACGTGCGAATGCAAA gacGCTCAGGTGACCTGCTTCGTGAAGTCCTGCCCCCCGGCGGAGTGCCGGAGCCCGGTGAAGCGAAAAGGAGAGTGCTGTCCGGTTTGCTTGGAGCGGCCGGGGAGTGACAAGTACGGCGTGTGA
- the pxdn gene encoding peroxidasin isoform X1, which produces MAPSSSFLVLTVLLVAVGGPRVALSCPSRCLCFRTTVRCMHLMLESVPAVSPQTTILDLRFNKIKDIQPGSFRRLKNLNTLLLNNNQIRRIPRAAFEDLENLKYLYLYKNEIQSIDRQAFKGLVSLEQLYLHFNNIETLEPQSFDHLPKLERLFLHNNRITHLVPGTFSHLQSMKRLRLDSNTLNCDCELLWLADLLRQYAESGNAQAAATCEYPARLHGRSVATLTAEELNCEVPRITSEPQDVDVTSGNTVYFTCRAEGNPKPQIIWLRNNNALNMRDDSRLNLLEDGTLMIQDTRETDQGVYQCMAKNVAGEVKTSEVTLRYFGAPSRPSFVIQPQNTEVLVGESVTLECSATGQPHPRISWTRGDRTPLPTDARITITPSGGLYIQDVSEVDGGQYTCFASNNIDTIHATAYIIVQATPQFTVAPQDQSVLEGHTVDFPCEASGYPQPVIAWTRGGSPLPADRRHVVLSTGTLRIARVAPHDQGQYECQAVSVVGSIRTAVQLTIQQRVTPVFTNAPRDMTVESGTDTQIPCSALGEPEPVVTWNKDGVQVTESGKFHISPEGFLEVKDVGLADAGRYECVARNSIGYSSASMVLTVQVPQVSRDGDLFVATSIQEAIRNVDSAIDSTRRHLFDGNPRTPAELLALFRYPRDPYTVEQARAGEIFEQTLLLIQRHVNQGLMVDTNGTAFRYNDLVSPRFLDMIANLSGCTAHRRFNNCSNICFHQKYRSHDGTCNNLQHPMWGASLTAFERLLKSVYDNGFNLPRGTSQRLQNGFPLPLPRLVSTTMIGTETITPDDRYAHMLMQWGQFLDHDLDSTVVALSQSRFSDGQLCSSVCTNDPPCFPIMFPPNDPRQLRSGARCMFFVRSSPVCGSGMTSLLMNSVYPREQINQLTSYVDASNVYGSSRHEADEIRDLASQRGLLRQGIVQRSGKPLLPFATGPPTECMRDENESPIPCFLAGDHRANEQLALTAMHTVWFREHNRIAAELLRLNPHWDGDTIYHEARKIVGAQMQHITYSHWLPKVLGDVGMKMLGEYHGYDPNVNAGIFNAFATAAFRFGHTLINPILYRLDDRFQPIPQGHISLHKAFFSPFRIVNEGGIDPLLRGLFGVAGKMRVPTQLLNTELTERLFSMAHAVALDLAAMNVQRGRDHGIPPYNDYRVFCNLTSAQDFEDLKNEIKNPSVRDKLRRLYGTPLNVDLFPALMAEDLVPGSRLGPTLMCLLVTQFRRVRDGDRFWYENPGVFSPAQLTQIKQASLARVLCDNGDNITRVQPDVFAMADFPHGYGSCDDVPKIDLRMWQDCCEDCRTKGQFNALSFHFRGRRSAEFSYAEHKPSGPQESRDNRSERHAAEPLFNVSVAAKPGIEPSPNEFQDFVADMQKTITSLRKQIKRLEARLSRTDCRDESGRERSSTERWKKDPCTTCECKDAQVTCFVKSCPPAECRSPVKRKGECCPVCLERPGSDKYGV; this is translated from the exons GTACCTGCACTTCAACAACATCGAGACCCTGGAGCCGCAGTCGTTCGACCACCTCCCGAAGCTCGAGCGACT GTTCTTGCACAACAACAGGATAACGCATCTCGTCCCGGGGACGTTCTCCCACCTGCAGTCCATGAAGAGACT GCGCCTGGACTCCAACACGCTGAACTGCGACTGCGAGCTCCTGTGGCTGGCAGACCTGCTGCGGCAGTACGCCGAATCGGGCAACGCGCAGGCCGCCGCCACCTGCGAGTACCCTGCTCGCCTGCATGGGCGCTCCGTGGCCACGCTCACCGCCGAGGAGCTCAACTGCG AGGTGCCTAGGATCACGTCGGAACCGCAGGATGTGGACGTCACCTCTGGCAACACGGTCTACTTCACCTGCAGGGCCGAAGGGAACCCCAAACCCCAGATCATCTGGCTGAGGAACAA cAACGCCCTCAACATGCGGGACGACTCCCGGCTGAACCTCCTGGAGGATGGCACGCTCATGATCCAGGACACGCGGGAGACGGACCAGGGCGTCTACCAGTGCATGGCCAAGAACGTGGCCGGAGAGGTCAAGACGTCGGAGGTCACACTCCGCTACTTCGGGGCTccgt CCCGGCCCAGCTTTGTGATCCAGCCCCAGAACACAGAGGTTCTGGTCGGGGAGAGCGTCACGCTGGAGTGCAGTGCGACAGGCCAGCCCCACCCCCGCATCTCCTGGACCAGGGGCGACCGCACTCCGCTGCCCACCGACGCCCGCATCACCATCACCCCCTCAGGAGGCCTCTACATACAGGATGTCAGCGAAGTCGACGGGGGCCAGTACACCTGCTTCGCCAGCAACAACATAGACACCATCCACGCCACAGCCTACATCATCGTCCAAG CCACGCCCCAGTTCACCGTCGCGCCCCAAGATCAGTCGGTCCTGGAGGGCCATACGGTGGATTTCCCCTGCGAAGCCAGCGGGTATCCCCAGCCGGTCATCGCCTGGACACGAGGGG GCAGCCCGCTGCCGGCCGACCGGCGTCACGTGGTCTTGTCCACGGGGACCCTGCGTATCGCCCGCGTGGCCCCCCACGATCAGGGCCAGTATGAGTGCCAGGCTGTCAGTGTTGTGGGTTCCATCAGGACCGCGGTCCAGCTCACCATCCAGCAGAGAG TAACGCCTGTTTTCACAAATGCTCCAAGGGACATGACGGTGGAGTCTGGCACGGATACGCAGATTCCGTGCAGCGCTCTGGGAGAACCCGAGCCTGTCGTCACGTGGAACAAG GATGGCGTTCAAGTGACAGAGAGCGGGAAGTTCCACATCAGTCCCGAGGGCTTCCTGGAAGTGAAGGATGTGGGGCTGGCGGACGCGGGGCGCTACGAGTGCGTCGCCCGCAACAGCATCGGCTACTCCTCGGCCAGCATGGTTCTCACGGTCCAAG TCCCTCAGGTGAGCCGGGATGGTGACCTGTTTGTGGCCACGTCAATCCAGGAGGCCATCCGCAACGTGGACAGCGCCATCGACTCCACCAGGAGGCATCTTTTCGACGG GAATCCCCGGACCCCAGCGGAGCTCCTAGCCCTTTTCCGCTACCCGCGGGACCCCTACACGGTGGAGCAGGCCCGGGCCGGAGAGATCTTCGAACAGACCCTTCTCCTCATTCAGCGGCACGTCAACCAGGGACTGATGGTGGACACAAACGGCACGG CGTTCCGCTACAACGACCTGGTGTCTCCCCGCTTCCTGGACATGATCGCCAACCTGTCGGGCTGCACGGCACACCGGCGCTTCAACAACTGCTCCAACATCTGCTTCCATCAGAAGTACCGGAGTCACGATGGCACGTGCAACAACCTGCAGCACCCCATGTGGGGCGCCTCGCTCACCGCCTTCGAGCGCCTGCTCAAGTCGGTCTACGACAACGGCTTCAACCTGCCCCGCGGCACCAGCCAGAGGCTGCAGAATGGCTTCCCGCTGCCCCTGCCCCGCCTGGTGTCGACGACTATGATCGGCACGGAAACGATCACCCCCGACGACCGTTACGCCCACATGCTGATGCAGTGGGGTCAGTTCCTGGACCACGACCTGGACTCGACGGTGGTGGCGCTCAGCCAGTCGCGCTTCTCCGACGGGCAGCTCTGCAGCTCGGTTTGCACCAACGACCCGCCCTGCTTCCCCATTATGTTCCCGCCCAACGACCCGCGGCAGCTGCGCAGCGGCGCGCGCTGCATGTTCTTCGTGCGCTCCAGCCCCGTGTGCGGCAGCGGCATGACCTCGCTGCTCATGAACTCGGTGTACCCGCGCGAGCAGATCAACCAGCTCACGTCGTACGTCGACGCCTCCAACGTGTACGGCAGCTCGCGGCACGAAGCCGACGAGATCCGCGACCTGGCCAGCCAACGGGGGCTCCTGCGCCAGGGCATCGTGCAACGTTCGGGGAAACCCCTGCTGCCCTTCGCCACGGGCCCGCCCACCGAGTGCATGCGCGACGAGAACGAGAGCCCTATCCCCTGCTTCCTGGCCGGGGACCACCGTGCCAACGAGCAGCTGGCCCTGACCGCCATGCACACGGTGTGGTTCCGCGAACACAACCGCATAGCGGCCGAGCTGCTGCGGCTCAACCCGCACTGGGACGGCGACACCATCTACCACGAGGCGCGCAAGATCGTCGGCGCCCAGATGCAGCACATCACCTACAGCCACTGGCTCCCCAAGGTGTTGGGCGACGTGGGAATGAAGATGCTGGGCGAGTACCATGGCTACGACCCCAACGTCAACGCGGGCATCTTCAACGCCTTCGCCACCGCGGCCTTCCGCTTCGGCCATACGCTCATCAACCCCATACTGTACCGGCTGGACGATCGCTTCCAGCCCATCCCGCAGGGCCACATCTCCCTGCACAAGGCCTTCTTCTCGCCGTTCCGCATCGTCAACGAGGGCGGCATCGACCCGCTGCTGCGCGGCCTCTTCGGCGTGGCGGGCAAGATGCGTGTGCCCACGCAGCTTCTCAACACGGAGCTGACGGAGCGCCTCTTCTCCATGGCCCACGCCGTGGCGCTCGACCTGGCCGCCATGAACGTCCAGAGGGGCCGCGATCACGGCATCCCCCCCTACAATGACTACCGGGTCTTCTGCAACCTCACCTCGGCCCAGGACTTTGAGGACCTCAAGAACGAGATCAAGAACCCGAGCGTGAGGGATAAGCTGCGGAG GCTCTACGGCACACCTCTCAACGTCGACTTGTTCCCGGCGCTCATGGCCGAGGACCTGGTGCCCGGCAGCCGGCTGGGACCCACGCTCATGTGCCTGCTGGTGACCCAGTTCAGACGCGTGCGAGATGGGGACAG GTTTTGGTACGAGAACCCGGGTGTGTTCAGCCCTGCGCAGCTGACGCAGATAAAGCAGGCGTCCCTGGCGCGAGTGCTGTGCGATAACGGGGACAACATCACGAGGGTGCAGCCGGACGTCTTCGCCATGGCCGACTTCCCCCACGGCTACGGCAGCTGCGACGACGTGCCCAAGATCGACCTGCGCATGTGGCAGGACTGCTGCGAAG ACTGTCGGACCAAGGGGCAGTTCAACGCCCTCTCCTTCCACTTCCGGGGCAGGAGATCTGCCGAGTTCAGCTACGCCGAGCATAAGCCTTCCGGCCCCCAGGAGAGCCGGGACAACAG GTCCGAGCGTCACGCCGCGGAACCTCTTTTCAATGTCTCGGTCGCGGCGAAGCCAGGCATCGAACCCTCCCCGAACGAGTTCCAAGACTTTGTTGCGGACATGCAGAAGACCATCACGAGTTTACGGAAGCAG ATTAAGAGGCTGGAAGCCCGTCTGAGCAGAACGGACTGCAGGGACGAGTCGGGCCGGGAGCGCTCCAGCACCGAGCGCTGGAAGAAGGACCCCTGCACCACGTGCGAATGCAAA gacGCTCAGGTGACCTGCTTCGTGAAGTCCTGCCCCCCGGCGGAGTGCCGGAGCCCGGTGAAGCGAAAAGGAGAGTGCTGTCCGGTTTGCTTGGAGCGGCCGGGGAGTGACAAGTACGGCGTGTGA